In Streptomyces thermolilacinus SPC6, a single genomic region encodes these proteins:
- a CDS encoding IucA/IucC family protein — MSQTQPLDPAAEADRAATDNLLRCWVRETGVERPADDVLRLELRATGTAVEAPVRYWSPVGWHRFGPARLPSGAPASATALAALLGVEAAHGDPASVADLTGRVSDSVRRVTEFVRVRAAVPDDPAGTTPFLAAEQALITGHPLHPTPKSREGLTDTEAARYSPETRGAFALHWFAADPSVVSSDSSLERSAEDLLASFAGEDLARPDGTVLVPAHPWQAQDAAHRPAVRALLDAGLLHDLGPAGADWSPTSSVRTLYRADAPVMLKFSLGLRITNSRRENMRSELHRGLAVDRLLTAGLARALHTEHPGFAVVRDPAWLAVDARPGGGDGTGLDVVVRANPFLAGSVTQGLCVAGLVSPRPDLPGGRSHLAGLVHGIAGRTGRPVAEVGEEWFARYAEHVVAPVLWLYATYGLGLEAHQQNTLVVLDEDGWPAGGRYRDNQGYYFSPARSHALYAWVPGIGKDLGTYVADEVIDERLAYYVGINNLLGLVGALGSQGLADETRLLRRADRFLASAAAEHGDRLRLAALLRDEPSLRCKANLLTRVRGMDELTGPLEAQSVYVDIANPLVEVRG; from the coding sequence ATGAGCCAGACCCAGCCCCTGGACCCCGCCGCCGAGGCCGACCGGGCCGCGACCGACAACCTGCTGCGCTGCTGGGTGCGCGAGACCGGGGTAGAGCGGCCCGCCGACGACGTGCTGCGCCTGGAGCTGCGCGCCACCGGCACGGCCGTCGAGGCGCCCGTACGGTACTGGTCGCCCGTCGGCTGGCACCGGTTCGGGCCCGCCCGGCTGCCGTCCGGCGCACCCGCCTCCGCGACGGCGCTCGCCGCGCTGCTCGGCGTCGAGGCCGCGCACGGCGACCCGGCGTCCGTCGCCGACCTGACCGGCAGGGTCAGCGACTCCGTACGCCGCGTCACCGAGTTCGTACGGGTCCGGGCCGCCGTCCCCGACGACCCGGCGGGCACGACGCCGTTCCTCGCCGCCGAACAGGCCCTGATCACCGGGCATCCGCTGCACCCCACGCCCAAGAGCCGCGAGGGCCTCACCGACACGGAGGCCGCCCGCTACTCCCCCGAGACGCGCGGCGCGTTCGCGCTGCACTGGTTCGCCGCCGACCCGTCCGTCGTCAGCTCCGACTCGTCCCTGGAGCGGAGCGCCGAGGACCTCCTCGCCTCCTTCGCCGGTGAGGACCTGGCCCGGCCCGACGGCACGGTCCTCGTGCCCGCCCACCCGTGGCAGGCGCAGGACGCCGCGCACCGGCCCGCCGTACGGGCCCTGCTGGACGCCGGTCTGCTCCACGACCTGGGCCCGGCGGGCGCCGACTGGTCGCCCACCTCGTCCGTCCGGACGCTGTACCGGGCCGACGCGCCAGTGATGCTGAAGTTCTCCCTGGGGCTGCGCATCACCAACTCCCGGCGCGAGAACATGCGCTCCGAGCTGCACCGGGGCCTCGCCGTGGACCGGCTCCTCACCGCCGGGCTGGCCCGGGCCCTGCACACGGAGCACCCCGGCTTCGCGGTCGTCCGCGACCCGGCGTGGCTCGCCGTGGACGCCAGGCCCGGCGGCGGGGACGGTACGGGCCTGGACGTGGTGGTCCGCGCCAACCCGTTCCTCGCCGGCTCGGTGACGCAGGGCCTGTGCGTCGCCGGGCTCGTCTCGCCCCGCCCCGATCTGCCCGGCGGCCGCTCCCACCTGGCCGGGCTGGTGCACGGCATCGCCGGGCGGACCGGGCGGCCCGTCGCCGAGGTCGGCGAGGAGTGGTTCGCCCGGTACGCGGAGCACGTCGTCGCCCCGGTGCTGTGGCTGTACGCGACGTACGGTCTCGGCCTGGAGGCGCACCAGCAGAACACCCTCGTCGTGCTGGACGAGGACGGCTGGCCCGCGGGCGGCCGGTACCGCGACAACCAGGGCTACTACTTCTCCCCCGCCCGCAGCCACGCCCTGTACGCATGGGTGCCCGGCATCGGCAAGGACCTCGGCACGTACGTCGCGGACGAGGTGATCGACGAGCGGCTCGCCTACTACGTCGGCATCAACAACCTGCTGGGCCTCGTCGGGGCGCTCGGCTCGCAGGGCCTCGCCGACGAGACGCGGCTGCTGCGCCGCGCCGACCGGTTCCTCGCCTCGGCCGCGGCCGAGCACGGCGACCGGCTGCGGCTGGCGGCGCTGCTGCGGGACGAGCCGAGCCTGCGCTGCAAGGCGAACCTGCTGACGCGGGTGCGCGGCATGGACGAGCTGACCGGCCCACTGGAGGCCCAGTCGGTGTACGTGGACATCGCCAATCCCCTGGTGGAGGTGCGCGGGTGA
- a CDS encoding glycoside hydrolase family 65 protein, whose product MSDWTWEFEGYAADQEALREALCTLGNGYFATRGALPECEADGTHYPGTYVAGCYDRLRSEVAGRSVENEDVVNLPNWLPLRYRVADGPEPGPWLAPAHEFLTDHALSLDLRGGVLERRSRYEDDDGRRLAVRQLRLVHMGDPHVAALRTEFTAENWAGALEVEAALDGAVANTGVARYRQLASRHLRGVVTGDTEGDRVWLSCRTASSEVRIALAARTTAPEDAEVVHGPGRVTQRYRLTLQPGATVVVDKVVALHTSHDPAIADPLHAAVDRVGRADGFGELLASHRTAWQQLWRRAELEVPDKAGRILRLHLFHVLQTLSPHTADLDVGVPARGLHGEAYRGHVFWDELFVLPYLNLHFPEVSRALLTYRHRRLGAARFAARDAGRSGAMYPWQSGSDGREETQRLHLNPRSGRWLPDHSRLQHHVGSAIAYNVWRYWEATGDDEFLHTKGAEMLLEIARFWADSAQWDEALDRYRIRGVMGPDEYHDAYPGARRPGLDDNAYTNVTAAWVLARALELMAELPEPRRRELEERIGLHHSELALWEDVSRRLYVPFHDGVISQFHGYGELAELDWEGLRHKYGDIRRLDRILEAEGDSVNRYQASKQADVLMLGYLFPPAELRGLLRRLGHVLDDETWWRTVDYYLRRTSHGSTLSVLVHGWVLARVRRAGAWEFCQEALEADIADVHGGTTGEGIHLGAMAGTLDLVQRGLTGLETRGGSLRLDPVRLPELSEYAFTLRFHGHWGVRLRMTPESLHVAVPESGVAPIDIELPGTAVSIEPGRSVRLPLPE is encoded by the coding sequence ATGAGCGACTGGACATGGGAGTTCGAGGGGTACGCCGCCGATCAGGAGGCGCTGCGGGAGGCGCTGTGCACCCTCGGCAACGGCTACTTCGCCACGCGCGGCGCGCTCCCGGAGTGCGAGGCGGACGGCACCCACTACCCGGGGACGTACGTCGCGGGCTGCTACGACCGGCTCAGGTCGGAGGTGGCCGGGCGGAGCGTCGAGAACGAGGACGTGGTGAACCTGCCGAACTGGCTGCCGCTGCGCTACCGGGTGGCCGACGGGCCGGAGCCGGGGCCGTGGCTGGCGCCTGCGCACGAGTTCCTCACCGACCACGCGCTCTCCCTCGACCTGCGCGGCGGGGTGCTGGAGCGGCGCAGCCGGTACGAGGACGACGACGGGCGGCGCCTCGCGGTGCGGCAGCTGCGGCTGGTCCACATGGGCGACCCGCACGTGGCGGCGCTGCGCACCGAGTTCACCGCCGAGAACTGGGCGGGGGCGCTGGAGGTGGAGGCGGCGCTGGACGGGGCGGTCGCGAACACGGGCGTGGCACGGTACCGACAGCTGGCGTCGCGGCACCTGAGGGGCGTGGTGACCGGTGACACGGAGGGCGACCGGGTGTGGCTGTCCTGCCGTACGGCGTCGTCGGAGGTGCGGATCGCGCTGGCCGCGCGGACGACGGCGCCCGAGGACGCCGAGGTGGTGCACGGGCCGGGCCGTGTGACGCAGCGGTACCGGCTGACTCTCCAGCCGGGCGCGACGGTCGTGGTGGACAAGGTGGTGGCGCTGCACACCTCGCACGACCCGGCGATCGCCGACCCGCTGCACGCGGCGGTGGACCGGGTGGGCCGGGCGGACGGCTTCGGCGAGCTGCTGGCGTCGCACAGGACGGCGTGGCAGCAGCTGTGGCGGCGCGCTGAGCTGGAGGTGCCGGACAAGGCGGGCCGCATCCTGCGGCTGCACCTGTTCCACGTGCTGCAGACGCTGTCGCCGCACACCGCCGACCTGGACGTGGGCGTCCCGGCGCGCGGGCTGCACGGGGAGGCGTACCGGGGGCACGTGTTCTGGGACGAGCTGTTCGTGCTGCCGTACCTGAACCTGCACTTCCCCGAGGTGTCGCGGGCCCTGCTGACGTACCGTCACCGCCGTCTCGGCGCGGCGCGGTTCGCGGCGCGGGACGCGGGCCGGTCCGGGGCGATGTACCCGTGGCAGAGCGGCAGCGACGGGCGGGAGGAGACGCAGCGGCTGCACCTCAACCCCCGGTCGGGGCGCTGGCTGCCGGACCACTCGCGCCTCCAGCACCATGTGGGGTCGGCCATCGCGTACAACGTCTGGCGGTACTGGGAGGCGACCGGGGACGACGAGTTCCTGCACACCAAGGGCGCCGAGATGCTGCTGGAGATCGCCCGGTTCTGGGCTGACTCGGCGCAGTGGGACGAGGCGCTCGACCGGTACCGCATCCGCGGGGTGATGGGGCCCGACGAGTACCACGACGCGTATCCGGGGGCGCGGCGGCCGGGCCTGGACGACAACGCGTACACGAACGTGACGGCCGCCTGGGTGCTGGCGCGGGCGCTGGAGCTGATGGCGGAGCTGCCGGAGCCGCGGCGGCGGGAGCTGGAGGAGCGGATCGGGCTGCACCACAGCGAGCTCGCGCTGTGGGAGGACGTGTCGCGGCGGCTGTACGTGCCGTTCCACGACGGGGTGATCAGCCAGTTCCACGGGTACGGGGAGCTGGCCGAGCTGGACTGGGAGGGGCTGCGGCACAAGTACGGGGACATCCGGCGGCTGGACCGCATCCTGGAGGCGGAGGGCGACTCGGTCAACCGCTACCAGGCGTCCAAGCAGGCGGACGTGCTGATGCTCGGCTACCTGTTCCCGCCCGCCGAGTTGCGGGGGCTGCTGCGGCGGCTGGGGCACGTGCTGGACGACGAGACGTGGTGGCGGACCGTCGACTACTACCTGCGGCGCACGAGCCACGGTTCGACGCTGAGCGTGCTGGTGCACGGGTGGGTGCTGGCGCGGGTGCGGCGGGCGGGCGCGTGGGAGTTCTGCCAGGAGGCGCTGGAGGCGGACATCGCGGACGTGCACGGCGGGACGACCGGCGAGGGCATCCACCTGGGGGCGATGGCGGGCACCCTGGACCTGGTGCAGCGGGGGCTGACCGGCCTGGAGACGCGGGGCGGGTCGCTGCGGCTGGACCCGGTGCGGCTCCCGGAGCTGTCGGAGTACGCGTTCACGCTGCGCTTCCACGGGCACTGGGGGGTGCGGCTGCGGATGACGCCGGAGAGCCTGCACGTGGCCGTGCCGGAGTCGGGGGTCGCGCCGATCGACATCGAGCTGCCGGGCACGGCGGTGTCCATCGAGCCGGGCCGCTCGGTGCGGCTGCCGCTGCCGGAGTAG
- a CDS encoding pyridoxal phosphate-dependent decarboxylase family protein: MDVAVAGDTHGAYALGKLTAVVLDALAEGATVRGGPLPGGGPGAVAERLRAACAPVLPEHGTGAEEALRTVVRAVAEGAADPADPWCAAHLHCPPLAVAAAADLAAAALNPSMDSWDQAPAAAVLEQEVTAALAALVYPREASPDALITSGGTESNLVALLLARERARAAGAPAVRVVCGANAHHSVRRAAWMLDLPAPVTVECPGGRLGPAAVERALTELGPGAGPVLVVATAGTTDEGLIDPLPELARVAARHGAELHVDAAYGGPLLFSDRLAPLLDGLDSAVSVTFDLHKLGWQPVAAGVLAVSRTELLAPLALRADYLNADDDEEAGLPDLLGRSIRTTRRPDVLKVAATLRALGRTGLGALVEHCVATAREFAALVDAHPALRRHPGEPGISTVLFRPVAADSAPPAEGDALVAEVRRRLLAEGRAVVGRAVAEDAGGTRRLWLKATLLHPRATADDLAGLLGLTAEAAGAVAAAGAAGVAGASGAEAAARTPHVPEPEGP; the protein is encoded by the coding sequence GTGGACGTCGCCGTCGCCGGGGACACCCACGGGGCGTACGCGCTGGGGAAGCTGACCGCGGTCGTGCTGGACGCGCTCGCCGAGGGCGCCACCGTACGGGGCGGTCCGCTGCCCGGCGGCGGGCCCGGCGCGGTCGCCGAGCGGTTACGGGCCGCCTGCGCCCCCGTGCTCCCCGAGCACGGTACGGGCGCCGAGGAGGCCCTGCGCACCGTCGTACGGGCCGTCGCGGAGGGCGCCGCCGACCCGGCCGACCCCTGGTGCGCCGCCCATCTGCACTGCCCGCCCCTCGCGGTGGCCGCCGCGGCCGACCTGGCCGCGGCCGCCCTCAACCCGTCGATGGACTCCTGGGACCAGGCGCCCGCCGCCGCCGTCCTGGAACAGGAGGTCACCGCCGCGCTGGCCGCCCTCGTCTACCCCCGCGAGGCCTCGCCCGACGCGCTGATCACCAGCGGCGGCACCGAGTCGAACCTCGTCGCCCTCCTCCTGGCCCGGGAACGGGCCCGCGCCGCCGGGGCGCCGGCCGTCCGGGTCGTGTGCGGCGCCAACGCCCACCACAGTGTGCGCCGCGCCGCCTGGATGCTGGACCTGCCCGCGCCCGTCACCGTCGAGTGCCCCGGCGGGCGGCTCGGCCCGGCGGCCGTCGAACGGGCCCTCACCGAACTCGGCCCGGGAGCAGGGCCGGTCCTGGTGGTCGCCACCGCCGGGACCACCGACGAGGGCCTGATCGACCCGCTGCCCGAACTGGCCCGCGTGGCGGCCCGGCACGGCGCCGAACTGCACGTGGACGCCGCGTACGGCGGTCCGCTGCTGTTCAGCGACCGGCTCGCGCCGCTCCTCGACGGGCTGGACTCGGCCGTCTCCGTCACGTTCGACCTGCACAAACTGGGCTGGCAGCCGGTCGCCGCCGGGGTCCTCGCCGTCTCCCGCACGGAGCTGCTCGCCCCGCTCGCCCTGCGCGCCGACTACCTCAACGCCGACGACGACGAGGAGGCCGGGCTGCCCGACCTGCTGGGCCGCTCCATCCGTACGACGCGCCGCCCCGACGTGCTGAAGGTCGCCGCCACACTGCGGGCGCTGGGCCGCACCGGGCTCGGCGCGCTGGTCGAGCACTGCGTGGCCACCGCGCGGGAGTTCGCCGCGCTGGTGGACGCCCACCCCGCGCTGCGCCGCCACCCCGGCGAACCGGGCATCAGCACCGTGCTGTTCCGGCCCGTCGCGGCCGACTCGGCACCGCCCGCCGAGGGCGACGCGCTGGTGGCGGAGGTCCGCCGCAGGCTCCTCGCCGAGGGCCGGGCCGTCGTGGGGCGGGCCGTCGCCGAGGACGCCGGCGGCACCCGGCGGCTGTGGCTGAAGGCCACCCTGCTCCACCCGCGCGCCACCGCGGACGACCTGGCCGGACTCCTCGGCCTGACCGCCGAGGCCGCGGGCGCCGTGGCCGCGGCGGGCGCCGCCGGCGTAGCAGGCGCCTCGGGCGCCGAGGCGGCCGCCCGCACCCCGCACGTACCGGAACCGGAAGGACCTTGA
- a CDS encoding GNAT family N-acetyltransferase, whose protein sequence is MTGEDLVGAGAALEQGVFTLRAVSPVADAKLVHGWMNDPEVAAFWELAQPEERIAAYLREQVGSAHSTPYIGCVDGTPMSYWEVYRADLDPLRHHYPARTRDVGLHLLVGPSAYRGRGLGAALLRAVSDWLLRTDPYAERVVAEPDVRNERSVRVFERAGFRLVRQIDLPTKRAVLMVRERAA, encoded by the coding sequence GTGACGGGCGAGGACCTCGTCGGCGCCGGAGCGGCGCTGGAGCAGGGCGTGTTCACGCTGCGCGCCGTCAGCCCGGTGGCCGACGCGAAGCTCGTGCACGGGTGGATGAACGACCCGGAGGTGGCCGCGTTCTGGGAGCTGGCCCAGCCGGAGGAGCGGATCGCCGCCTACCTGCGCGAACAGGTCGGCAGCGCCCATTCCACGCCGTACATCGGCTGTGTGGACGGCACCCCGATGAGCTACTGGGAGGTGTACCGGGCCGACCTGGACCCGCTGCGCCACCACTACCCGGCCCGCACCCGCGACGTGGGGCTGCATCTGCTGGTCGGCCCGTCCGCGTACCGGGGCCGGGGGCTGGGCGCGGCGTTGCTGCGGGCCGTCTCCGACTGGCTGCTGCGCACCGACCCGTACGCCGAGCGGGTCGTCGCCGAGCCGGACGTCCGCAACGAGCGGTCCGTGCGGGTCTTCGAGCGGGCCGGGTTCCGGCTGGTGCGGCAGATCGACCTGCCGACGAAGCGGGCCGTGCTCATGGTCCGCGAGCGCGCGGCATGA
- a CDS encoding lysine N(6)-hydroxylase/L-ornithine N(5)-oxygenase family protein, producing MTTEQAAEEPTTVDLLGVGAGPFNLSLAALADGVPGLDAVFLEQRPAFHWHPGLLIEGATLQVPFLADLVSLVDPTSRWSFLNYVRLQERMFPFYFAERFHIPRAEYDAYCRWVSEKLPSLRFSHRADGVRWDDDRQAYEVEFSRVGADGAVLTTGRMYARHLALGVGTAPHVPGPLRELAADPDVPVLHSADYLAHRDRLRAAGHVTVVGAGQSGAEVLLDLLRERPEGREGLAWLARTPAFSPMEYSKLGLEHFTPDYTRYFHGLPEATRDRLLPAQWQLYKGISADTLSDIHDELYRRALTGGWPDVTLTPGVSVTAAARRDGRVELALEHGDEGSRATLATDAVVLATGYAERPVDGLLEPLGAHLARDGSGRPLVDHDQRLVLDDKVGGRVFVQNAERHTHGVGAPDLGLAAWRSAVILNALTGRPVYPLPRRTAFTTFGLTPADRATADGTHHAPANTDPADTDRAHDDRKECV from the coding sequence ATGACCACCGAGCAAGCCGCCGAGGAACCGACGACCGTCGATCTGCTCGGCGTCGGCGCGGGACCGTTCAACCTGTCGCTGGCCGCCCTCGCCGACGGGGTGCCCGGCCTCGACGCCGTCTTCCTGGAGCAGCGGCCCGCGTTCCACTGGCACCCGGGGCTGCTGATCGAGGGCGCCACGCTCCAAGTGCCGTTCCTCGCCGACCTGGTGAGCCTCGTGGACCCGACGAGCCGCTGGTCGTTCCTCAACTACGTCCGTCTCCAGGAGCGGATGTTCCCGTTCTACTTCGCCGAGCGGTTCCACATCCCGCGCGCCGAGTACGACGCGTACTGCCGCTGGGTCAGCGAGAAGCTGCCGTCCCTGCGGTTCTCGCACCGGGCCGACGGCGTCCGCTGGGACGACGACCGGCAGGCGTACGAGGTCGAGTTCAGCCGCGTCGGCGCGGACGGCGCCGTCCTCACCACCGGCCGGATGTACGCCCGCCACCTGGCGCTCGGCGTCGGCACCGCCCCGCACGTGCCCGGACCGCTGCGGGAGCTGGCCGCCGACCCGGACGTGCCGGTGCTGCACTCCGCCGACTACCTCGCCCACCGCGACCGGCTGCGCGCCGCCGGGCACGTCACCGTCGTAGGCGCCGGGCAGTCGGGGGCGGAGGTGCTGCTCGACCTGCTGCGGGAGCGGCCCGAGGGGCGGGAGGGGCTGGCGTGGCTGGCGCGCACCCCGGCGTTCTCGCCGATGGAGTACAGCAAGCTCGGCCTGGAACACTTCACGCCCGACTACACCCGCTACTTCCACGGCCTGCCCGAGGCCACCCGCGACCGCCTGCTGCCCGCCCAGTGGCAGCTGTACAAGGGCATCAGCGCCGACACGCTCTCGGACATCCACGACGAGCTGTACCGGCGGGCCCTGACCGGCGGCTGGCCCGACGTCACCCTCACGCCCGGGGTCTCCGTCACCGCCGCCGCCCGCCGCGACGGCCGTGTCGAGCTGGCCCTCGAACACGGCGACGAGGGCTCGCGGGCCACCCTCGCCACCGACGCCGTGGTCCTCGCCACCGGCTACGCGGAGCGCCCCGTGGACGGGCTGCTCGAACCGCTCGGCGCGCATCTGGCCCGGGACGGCTCCGGGCGGCCCCTCGTGGACCACGACCAGCGGCTGGTGCTGGACGACAAGGTGGGCGGCCGGGTGTTCGTGCAGAACGCCGAGCGGCACACCCACGGCGTCGGCGCCCCCGACCTGGGGCTCGCCGCGTGGCGCTCCGCCGTCATCCTCAACGCGCTGACGGGGCGGCCCGTCTACCCGCTGCCCCGCCGCACCGCGTTCACCACCTTCGGCCTCACCCCCGCCGACCGCGCCACGGCCGACGGCACCCACCACGCCCCCGCGAACACCGACCCCGCGGACACCGACCGCGCCCACGACGACCGGAAAGAGTGCGTATGA
- a CDS encoding diaminobutyrate--2-oxoglutarate transaminase family protein, producing MPNGALRAELLERQERRESSARTYASTLPVAPVHAAGAVITGADGRTYLDCLSGAGTLALGHNHPATVAALQSVLASGAPLHTLDMITPQKDAFSGELLRRLPGGLRDTARLHFCSPAGTDAVEAALKLARHATGRRGIVAFTGAYHGMTLGASAVSGPPRMSGAVGADGVPVTRLPYPYGMRCAFGTGDSDRSGELSARLLESLLTDPSSGVGPPAAVILEVVQGEGGVVEGPDGWLREVRRITEEHGVVLVIDEVQTGIGRTGHYWACERAGVTPDVLVTSKAVGGGLPLALIAYRPELDTWRPGHHTGTFRGNTLAMVAGEITLRTVAEEQLAERALKLGERMRRGLREIAAHDPSLGEVRGRGLMTGVELVDLDGTPDRYGVPPGDPVRARAVRAACLDLGLILELGGRDDTVVRLLPPLVLTEEQADSVVERLAAALESTR from the coding sequence ATGCCGAACGGTGCGCTGCGCGCCGAGCTTCTCGAGCGCCAGGAGCGACGCGAGTCCTCCGCCCGTACCTACGCCAGCACCCTGCCCGTCGCCCCCGTGCACGCCGCCGGCGCGGTGATCACCGGCGCTGACGGCCGCACCTACCTGGACTGCCTCTCCGGCGCGGGCACCCTCGCGCTCGGGCACAACCACCCGGCCACCGTCGCGGCCCTCCAGTCGGTCCTCGCCTCGGGCGCGCCGCTGCACACTCTGGACATGATCACCCCTCAGAAGGACGCCTTCTCCGGGGAGTTACTCCGTCGGCTGCCCGGCGGTCTAAGGGACACGGCGCGGCTGCACTTCTGCAGCCCCGCCGGTACGGACGCCGTCGAGGCGGCCCTGAAACTGGCCCGGCACGCCACCGGGCGGCGCGGGATCGTCGCCTTCACCGGCGCGTACCACGGGATGACGCTCGGCGCGTCGGCCGTGTCGGGGCCGCCCCGGATGAGCGGCGCGGTCGGCGCGGACGGCGTCCCGGTGACCCGGCTGCCCTACCCGTACGGGATGCGCTGCGCGTTCGGCACGGGCGACTCCGACCGGTCCGGGGAGCTGTCGGCGCGGCTGCTGGAGAGCCTCCTCACGGACCCGAGCAGCGGGGTCGGACCGCCCGCCGCGGTCATCCTGGAGGTCGTGCAGGGCGAGGGCGGCGTCGTGGAGGGCCCGGACGGGTGGCTGCGGGAGGTCCGCCGGATCACCGAGGAGCACGGCGTCGTCCTGGTGATCGACGAGGTGCAGACCGGCATCGGACGCACCGGCCACTACTGGGCCTGCGAACGCGCCGGGGTCACGCCCGACGTGCTGGTCACGTCCAAGGCCGTCGGCGGCGGACTGCCGCTCGCGCTCATCGCGTACCGCCCCGAACTGGACACCTGGCGCCCCGGCCACCACACCGGCACCTTCCGCGGCAACACGCTCGCCATGGTCGCCGGGGAGATCACCCTCCGCACGGTCGCCGAGGAGCAACTGGCCGAGCGCGCGCTGAAACTGGGCGAGCGGATGCGGCGCGGCCTGCGCGAGATCGCCGCCCACGACCCGTCGCTCGGCGAGGTGCGCGGGCGCGGCCTGATGACCGGCGTCGAGCTGGTGGACCTCGACGGCACGCCCGACCGGTACGGCGTCCCGCCCGGCGACCCCGTGCGGGCCCGCGCGGTCCGCGCGGCCTGCCTCGACCTCGGGCTGATCCTGGAGCTCGGCGGCCGTGACGACACGGTCGTACGGCTGCTGCCGCCGCTGGTCCTCACCGAGGAGCAGGCCGACTCCGTCGTGGAGCGCCTCGCCGCCGCCCTGGAGAGCACCCGGTGA